The Microbacterium trichothecenolyticum sequence CCCGTCAGATCGGCGAACGGCGTATCCGCCTCGTCGAGATCACCACGTCGCAGCCCTCGCCGTACGCCCGCGATCTGCTCTTCGGCTACGTCGGCGCGTTCATGTACGAGGGCGACTCGCCGCTCGCGGAGCGTCGCGCCGCCGCTCTCTCGGTCGACCCGGCCCTGCTGAGCGAGCTGCTCGGCAAGGTCGAGATGCGCGAACTCCTCGACCCCGAGGTGATCGCACAGTTCGAGCGCGAAGCGCAGCGCCTCGACCCCGACCGTCGCGCCCGGGGCATCGAGGGCGTAGCCGACCTGCTCCGCGTCCTCGGCCCGCTCGACGCGAACGAGGTCGCGGCCCGCCTCGACGCCGAGGCCGACGACGCCCTCGCCGAGGCCGAGCGACATCTCGCCACCCTCGTCGACGACCGTCGCGCGATCCGCGTCACGATCGGCGGCGTCTCGCGGGTCGCCGGCATCGAAGACGCAGGGCGCCTTCGCGATGCGCTCGGCGCCGCCCTGCCCGTCGGCATCCCGAACGCCTTCCTCGAACCCCTGGCCGATCCGCTCGGCGACCTCGTCGCCCGGTACGCCCGCACCCACGCGCCGTTCACGACCGACGCGGTCGCCGACCGGCTCGGCGTCGGAGTCGCCGTCGCGCGGCTGACCCTGCAGCGCCTCGAGTCGCAGGGACGCCTGGCCAGCGGCTTCTTCCTGCCCGAAGCCTCGGGCCGATCGCGCGGCGACGACACGGAGTGGTGCGACGTCGAGGTGCTCCGGCGCCTGCGCATGCGCTCGCTCGCCGCCATCCGTGGGAGCGTCGAACCGGTGCCCCCGGCGGCCTACGCGCGGTTCCTGCCGGTCTGGCAGCACCTCGGCCGCCCGCTCGAGGGCATCGACGGGGTCCTCGCCGTGGTCGAGCAGCTCGCCGGCGTTCCCATCCCGGCGAGTGCGTGGGAGTCGCTCATCCTGCCCTCGCGGGTGTCCGACTACTCTCCGGCACTGCTCGACGAGCTCACCGCGACCGGTGAGGTGGTCTGGTCGGGCCACGGCACCCTGCCGGGCCGTGACGGCTGGATCGCCCTGCACCCGGCCGAAGCCGCGCCCTTCACCCTGCAAGACCCCGACGATCCCGACGACCCTGCACCGGATTCGCTCGAGGCGCGCCTCCTCGACGCCCTCGAAGGCGGTGGGGCGTACTTCGCGGCGCAGCTGAAGCAGCTCGCCGGCGCCGAGAACGAGCAGTCCGTGAACGATGCCCTCTGGGCGCTCACCTGGGCCGGACGGGTGACCAACGACACCTTCGCTCCCGTGCGCACGCTGCTCAGCGGGGGCGGGCAGTCCCACCGCGTGGCGCGGCGGGCCCCGCGGGCCAGGATGTACCGGGGCGCCGTCGTTCCCCGCGCCTCGTCGGCACCTCGCCCTCCGTCGCTCGGCGGGCGGTGGTCGCTCCTGCCCCAGCGCGAGCCCGACGCGGCAGCCCGGGCGACCGCGACGGCCAGTCTGCTGCTCGACCGCTACGGCGTCGTCACGCGGGGAGCGGTGCAGTCCGAGGGGGTTCCCGGCGGATTCGCACAGGTGTACCGCATTCTGGCGGGGTTCGAAGAAGCGGGGCACTGCCGCCGCGGGTACGTGATCGAAAAACTCGGCGCCGCGCAGTTCGCGGCGTCGGCGACGGTCGACCGCCTGCGCGAGTTCGCCGCGGTCGCCGACCCGCCGCCACTGCGCACGGTCACCCTCGCCGCGACCGACCCGGCGAACCCCTACGGCGCGGCGCTCGGCTGGCCGGCGATCGAGGGGGTCACCCACCGCCCCGGGCGGAAGGCCGGTGGACTCGTGGTGCTCGTCGACGGAGAGCTGACGATGTACCTCGAGCGCGGCGGTCGCAGCGCTCTCGCCTTCACCGACGATGAGGCGCGGCTGCTGGGTGCCGCCCGCCACCTCGCCGAGACCGCAAAGCGCCGCCGTCTCGAGACCCTCACGGTGGAGCAGGTGAACGGCGAGTTCGTGTACGGCACCGCGGTCGGTCGGGCCCTGCGCGAGGCCGGGTTCGTCGAGTCGACCAAGGGCCTGACCCTGCGCAAGGTCACCGCCGGTGACACGCTGCGAGAGGCCGCGCGTGCCTGAGGGCGATACCGTCTACCGCGCCGCGGCGAAGCTCACGGCCGCCCTGACCGGAAAGGTCGTGACGCGGTTCGACGTCCGCGTGCCCGGCAGCGCGACCGCCGACCTGCGAGGTGAGACGGTGCACGAGGTCGCCGCACGCGGAAAGCATCTGCTGCACCGCATCGGTGGCTACACGTTGCACTCGCACCTGAAGATGGAGGGCCGCTGGGACATCTATCGTCCCGGTGAGCGATGGCGGCGTCCGGCGTTCAAGGCGCGGGCGATCGTGGGCGTGAGCGGGGCCGATGCCGTCGGATTCGACCTCGCCATGGTGGAGGTGCTGCGAACGGTCGACGAGCACACCGTCATCGGTCATCTGGGTCCCGATCTGCTGGCCGACGACTGGGACGAAGCCGAAGCCGTGCGCCGAGTCTCGGCCGACGAGCGCGCGGCCCACGTCGCCCTGCTCGATCAACGAAACGTCGCGGGTTTCGGCAACGTCTACGCGAACGAACTGCTGTTCGTGCGCGGCATCGCTCCGACGACCCCGGCGACCGACATCGACGCGCAGGCCACGATCGCGCTCGGCGAGCGCATGATCCGAGCCAACCTGCCGCGTCCCGAACGCACCTTCACCGGCGACACGCGCCCGGGTCGCCGCTTCTGGGTCTACGGCCGGGAGGGCGCCCCCTGCCGCCGTTGTGGCACACCGATCCGCGCCACCTCGCTCGGTGCCTCGGCGACCAGCGAGCGCAACGTCTACTGGTGCCCGACATGCCAGCCCGGGTGACACCGTCGACGAGCCGGCGCCGCGCTCGCCGCGCGAATCGCGCGTGGTGCTCCCTCGCGAAGACGACCCCTTCGCACCGACCTGTCAACCCGGCAGTGGCTCCCGGCTCGCCGTGGGAGAACGGAGGGACGAAACAACGCCGGGGAACGAGCCGCAGTTCCTTCGACGTCGAGCAAACCGATGGCGGCACGGGCGACGAAGAAGCATTCGAGGGAATGAAGCTCATTCCCGACCCGTTGTCATTTATGTCGGCCGACCCGATAGCCGTCCGGAGGGGATCGTGGGAAAGAACTACATCGACATCGAGAACGACCACGGCGAGACGCTGCGCTACCGCAAGCACGTCAATGGTCGTGGACTCGTCGCGCACGGCGCGAAAGTCCACCCGTCGGCGCTGGTCGAGAACGGCGCCTACATCGAACCCGGCGTGCAGATCGCCGCGGGGGTTCGTGTCGGACGCGGCGCGTGGATCGAATCCGACGCCGTCATCGGGCCCGAGGCGCACATCGAGCCGCACGCGCACATCTGCGCCGGCGCGGTGATCGGGGCGGGTGCCCACATCGGTGTTCGCACGCAGGTGGGTCACAACGCGCGCGTCGCGACCGGTTCCCTCATCGGCGACGACGAGATCATCAACGACGGCGAAGCCGTCGCGACGGATCGGCGGGGGCTGCGTCTGGCCGCCTGACGCGCTGACGATCCGGCATCCACGACCCGCACGACTCCTCGGAGCGTGCGGGTTCGCGCGTCGCGGGCGATGGTCCGCGCGGGTCAGGTGAGGATCGTCAGCACCAGGCCGATGAGCGGCAGGGTGCCCTGGATCGCGGCGGGCCGCACGTACTTCCGGCCCGAGGTGATCAGCACGAGGGCCGCTGCCAGCATGGAGGCCAGCGAGAAGCACAGCAGGGTGCGCCCGACCGGGTCGCCGATGCCGCCGACGATCCACACGACGACGCCCACGAGGGCACCGATCGCGAGGAACAGGTTGTAGAAGCCCTGGTTGTAGGCCATGGGCTTGGTCGCATCGGCGGTCCGCTGGTCGACGATGCCGAACACCCGCCAGGTCTTCGGCTGCGTCCATCGCACGCTCTCGAGCACGAAGATATAGACGTGCAGCAGGGCCGCGAGCCCCGCGAAGACGAGAGCCAGGATGCCGATCATGCTCCCACGGTACTCGCGCGGATAGCCTGGAACCATGGCGAACGGCAGCGGCTCCCGCGGACGCGGCTCCGGCGGCAGCGCGCGCAAGCGCCCCGCCGTGCGTCCCCACACGGCGAAACGCCCGGCGAAGCCGAACCCCCGCCCCGCCCCGTCGCCCGCCGAACCGCCTCGCACGTTCGTGCTGGGCGCGGTGCCGGGGACGACGCCCGGCAAGTGGATCGATCTGTGGCGCGAACGCATGCCCCACGTCGCGCTCGAGCTGCGCGAGATCGATGTGGCCACCCAGCGGGCGCATCTCGACGACGTCGACGCCGCGCTCGTGCGCCTGCCCGTTTCGGCAGCCGACGACCTGCATGTCATCGAGCTCTACGCGGAGCTGCCCGTGGTGGTCGTGTCGGCGGATTCGCATCTGTCGGCCGCCGATGAGCTCGACGCGTCCGACCTCGCCGGCGAGATCGTCATCGTCCCGCTCGACGACGTGCTGCACGCGCAGATCCCGGATGCCGTGACCCCGGCGTTCGCGCCTCCGGCCGACACCGCCGAGGCCATCGCGACGGTCGCCGCGGGCGTGGGCGTCGTGATCGCGCCGATGTCGCTGGCCCGCGCGCACGCCCGCAAGGACGTGGACTATCGCGTGCTGCGGGACGGACCCGTCTCCCCCGTCGCCCTGGCATGGCTGCGTGAGCGGACGACGCCCGACGTCGAGGCGTTCGTGGGCATCGTGCGCGGCCGCACCGCCCGCTCGTCGCGCTGACACCGCGGCCGACACGGTGCCGCACCGCGACGCGGATGAGGCGCCGCGCCCGGACGCGCGTTCCCACGCGCGGACGCCGCGCGCGATATGTTGCCAGCGACGCGCACCGAGGGGAGACGGAATGCAGCGGCGACGCAGGATGTACACGGCGACGGCGGTCATCGCCGTGACGGTCGTCTTCACGGGTACTCCCGCCGCCGAGGCTTGGGACGGGACGACCACGACCACGCCGGTATCCCTCATCGACGCCGCATCCCCCGCGGTGTCCGAGGGCACCACCCACGCCGAGAACCCCTCGGTGCCCGAGGGGGCCGTCTGGAGCGAGCACTACCTGCCGGCGACCGTGCCCACCCGCGACGGTGGCGCCGTCGAGCTCCATGCCGACGTGCTGCGTCCCGCCGGCCTGTCCGCCGATGCGCGCACACCCGTCATCCTCATCAGCGGCCCGTACCTCTCGCACGCCGGCGTCCAGAGCGACGAACACAAGGCCTACACGGGCCCGACGATGCGCCACCGCGCATTCATCGACGGCGCCGGACTCATGGCCGCGGGCTACACGGTCGTCTTCGCCGACCTGCGCGGGTTCGGCGGTAGTTCCGGGTGCTACGACCTCGCCGGCCCCGGCGAGCAGGCGGACGTGCGCACCTTCGTGGAGTGGGCGGCATCCGCGCCATGGTCGAACGGTCGGGTGGGAATGTACGGCAAGTCGTACGACGCGGCCACCGGACTCATGGGCATCGCCTCGCGCCCCGCGGGTCTCGCCGCCGTCGTCGCCCAGGAACCGGCGTGGAACCTCTACGACTACCTCTACGAAAACGGCATCCCCTCCGAGAACAACCGCGTGACCATCAACGCGTTCAACCGCATCGCCGCGCTCCCCGGCATCGACCACTCCGGCACGGTCGACGGCGTCGTCGTACCGCCCGACACCGAGCGCTACCGCGCGAACGCGGCGTACGAGCAGACGCATCCGGAGTGCGCCAGCGGCATCCTGGCCGACACCCTGTCCACGCAACGCACCTCCCCCTTCTGGAGCGCTCGCGACCTCGCGGCGCAGGCCCACGGTTCGACGGTGCCGCTGTTGCTGACGCAGGGCTGGACCGAGAACAACACCCGCCCCGACGGCATGGCGGAGTTCCTGGATGCCATCGACGCACCGGTCAGCGCGTGGGCGGGGCCGTGGAACCACGTCGCCGGCAACGACGTCGACGACCAGGGGAACCTCGAGATGGGCCGTGCCGACTGGTTCGGCGAGGTGCGCGCGTTCTTCGACGCCCATCTGCGCGACGCTTCCGCGCCCGCCCCCTCGTGGGCGTTGCAGGACAATCTCGGCCGCTGGCGTCTGCAGTCCACCTGGCCGGGGGCGACACGCGAGGTCACGGCGTCCCTCTCCCCCGGGACGTACATCGACACCGGGGCCGGTGCAAACGCTCTGCCGCCGGGCGATCAGGGCGACGGAACCCTCTTCGGCACGGCGCCGCGCGATGCGCAGAGCATCGGCGCGTCGCAGACGCTCTCGACGCCCGTCACGGAGGCGACGCGGCTCAGCGGCACCATCGAGGTCGCTCTGCGGGCGCGCGGGAGCGGGGTGACCCACGTACGCGTGTGGGACGTCGGGACCGACGGCGTGCCGACCCTCTTCGACGAGGCGGCGGCGCCCGTGTCCGCCACGGGCGAGACCTCTCTGCACCTGCGCGACGTCGACTGGACCCTGCAGACGGGCCACGCGGTGCTCGTCTCGGTCGGGACGACCGACTCGACCGCGTGGCGCCCGACGCCCAGCGGTCAGACGATCACGATCGACGGCGGCACCATCGCCCTGCCCGTGCAGAGCACGGCGGGCGATGTCGCGACCGAGGGGCAGCCCGCACCGTTCCTGACGACCTATCTCGCGAACGCGCGGTGGCCGGTGGCGATCGGGGCGATATCGCCGAGCTTCTCGCTCTCCGCCCCCGCCCCGACACCGGCGCCGACGACGGCCGCGCCCGCCCGCCTGGCGGAGTCGGGCGTCGACATCGAGCCGACCGTGGCGCTGTGGGCGCTGGGCGCCGTCGCCGCCGGCATCGCCGTCGGTACGCGACGACGACGGTGGGCGCGTCGCCGCTGAGCGGGTCGCGGAGCGCGGGCGGCTTCCCTCGAGCGGAGCGCCCATGCGGGCACGGTGGCGTTCGCAGTCGCGCGCGGACCCCGGCGCCCTCGCCGACGCATAGAATCCCTGGGTGACCGCACGCCTGCTCTACGTCTGCGCCCGGCCGCAGCGCACAGCGGCGGTGGCCGAGTGGGCGTCGTTCCGCGACGGCCTCGGGGTGGGCGATGCCGACCTCGTACACCACGACCTCGTGCGCGATCCCCTGCCCGACGACCTCGACCGGTACGGCGGCGTCGTCGTGGGCGGGAGCCCCTTCAACGTCACCGACCCCGACAAGACCGATGACCAGCGCCGGCTCGAGCGCGATCTCGAACGCCTCGCCGGGGCCGCCATCGACGGCCGGACGAACGCGATGTTCACGTGCTACGGCATCGGCGTGGTGACGCGACTCCTCGGCGGCGAGGTCACGCTCCTGCACCCCGAGGGCACGGGCCCCACCGACATCTCGCTGACGGTGGCGGGGCGCGACGACGAGCTCTTCGGCATCCTGAATCCCCGGTTCGAGGCGCTCACCGCGCACAAAGAGGGCACCGCGAGCGTGCCGCCCGGGGCGACGCTGCTCGCCGAGAACGACGCCTGCCCGGTGCAGGCCTATCGCGTCGGCGCCGGGCTGTGGGCGACGCAGTTCCACCCCGAGCCCACCGCCGACGCGTTCGTGGCCCGCATGGTCGTGTACCGCGACGCGGGGTACTTCGACGCCGATGCGTTCGACGAGGTGTCGGCGCACGTGCGCACCGTCTCGGTCGAGCAGCCGACGCTGCTGCTGCGCTCGTTCGCCGCGCGGGCCGTCGCCGCGTGAGGCTCTCGCACACGATGCCGGATGTCAAGCCCGCGCCCGTGACTAGCTAGCTTTTCTAGTGTTCTACCATGAACGCAGCAACTCCCCGCCGGGGTAGCGACCTCGCCCGCCAGATCGTCGTCCTCTCCGCAGTGTCGTTCATGCTCATCGCGGCCGTCATCGGAGCCGGCGCCTTCGGCAACTCCGCCGTGCAGAACCAGCAGGGCGGCGCACTCGACACCGACGGCTCGTATCTCGCCCCGGCCGGGCCCGCCTTCTCGATCTGGTCGGTGATCTACCTGGGCCTCATCGCCTACGCGATCTGGCAGGCCCTCCCCCGCCAGCGCGCGAATCCGCGGCAGCGCGCGCTCGGATGGCTGATCGCCCTCACGATGGTGCTGAACGGCTCCTGGCTCGTCGCCGCGCGCTTGGGCCCCCTGTTCTCGACCGTCGTGGTCATCGTGCTCCTGCTGGCGGCCCTCGGTTGGACATTCCGCATCGCCGTCCTCACCCGCGACCCGCGCGGCGGGGTCGTCGACGCCGTGCTGATCGACGGCGTCACGGGCCTGCACCTCGGCTGGGTCACCCTCGCCACCGTCGCGAACGTCGCGGCGTGGCTGACGACGATCGTCCCTCCGACGTGGGCGGACGCCGCGGGAGCCATCGGCGTCGCCGTCCTCGTCGTGGTGGGCGTGATCGGCCTGGCCATCGCGTGGCGCAGCTCGTGGCGCCTCGCGCCCGCGCTCGCTCTCGCGTGGGGCCTGAGCTGGCTCGCCGTCGAGCGGTTCACCGGTCAACCACTCAGCACCGCGATCGGCGTGGCGGCCATCATCGTCGCCGCGGTGATCCTGCTGCCCCCGCTGCTCGTGAGCGGGCTGCGGCTGCTGCGCCCCGCGGTCGACTGACGCCGACGCCCCGCATGTCCCGAGCGCGCCACCGGCGCGGACCGCGGCCGCGGAGTCAGAGAGCCGGACCCACGATCGCGCTGCCCCCCGCGGGCACCGTCACGGCACCCTCGGCGAGCGCCACGCCCTCGACCGTCGCCAGCAGCACGCGGGCATCGGACGCCACGGATGCCGAGGCCTCGGCGTCCGAGAGGTTCACGACGACCACGAGGTCACGCCGCCGCAGCTCGTAGACCCGGCCCCCCTCGGCCTCGCGAGCCGCAGCCGACAGGCCCTCGCGCGACGGGTCGGTCAGTTCGGGCCGCTCGCGGCGGAGCTTCGCCAGCTCGCGGTACAGCCCGAGCAGCTGAGCGTGGTCGCCCTCGCCCACCTCGTCCCAGTCGAGCTTCGAGTTCTCGAACGTCGAGGGGTCCTGCGGGTCGGGAACCGTGGACTCGTCCCACCCCATCTTCGCGAACTCCGCGATGCGGCCTTCGGCGGTGGCCTTGCCGAGCTCGGGCTCGGGGTGCGAGGTGAAGAACTGCCACGGGGTGGTCGCTCCCCACTCCTCGCCCATGAACAGCATCGGCGTGCCGGGAGCGGTGAGGGTCAGCACGGCAGCCGCCGCGAGACGGTCGTAATCGAGCGTCTGCGACAGGCGGTCGCCGGCGGCACGGTTGCCGATCTGGTCGTGGTCCTGCGCGAAGGTCACGAGACGCCAGGTGGGCACGGCATCCGGGATGGGCTTGCCGTGCTTCTCCTCACGGAACGACGAGTACGTGCCGTCGTGGAAGAAACCGCCCTCACTGACCTTGCGGAACGCGTCGAGGTCGGCGAAGTCCTCGTAATAGCCGATGGTCTCGCCGGTCAGGGCGACGTGCGCGGCGTGGTGCCAGTCGTCGGACCACTGCGCGGTCAGACCGTAGCCGCCCGCCTCGCGCGGGAGGATGAGCTTCGGGTCGTTCATGTCGGATTCGGCGATGGTCGTCAGCGGGATGCCGCGGTGCGCCGACAGGGCGTCGGTGCGCTCGGCGATCTCCTGGAGCAGGTGCGGCTCGCGGTGGTCGAGCAGCGCGTGCACGGCATCCAGACGGAGGCCGTCGACGTGGTAGTCGCTCATCCACATCAGCGCATTGTCGAGGATGTACGCGCGCACGGCGTCCTCGTCGAGGTTGACCGAGTCGCCCCACGTGTTGCGGCTGCCCTCGCGCAGGTACTCGCCGAACTCGGGGAGGTAGTTGCCCGAGGGGCCCAGATGGTTGTAGACGACGTCCTGGATGACGGCGAGGCCGGCCGCGTGCGCCGCGTCGACGAAGCGCTGGTAGGCCTCGGGCCCGCCGTAGGCCTCGTGCACGGTGTACCAGAGCACACCGTCGTAGCCCCAGTTCCACGTGCCGTTGAAGCCGTTGACGGGCAGCAGCTCGACGTGCGTCACGCCCAGGTCGACGAGGTGGTCGAGGCGGCCGATGGCGGCATCCAGGGTTCCCTCGGGGGTGAAGGTGCCGAGGTGCAGCTCGTAGATGAGGCCGCCCGCGAGCTGCTTGCCCGTCCAGGCGGTGTCGTTCCAGCTGTACACGCTCGGGTCGAACCAGGCCGACGCCTCGTGCACGCCACCGGGCTGCCGGCGCGAGCGCGGGTCGGGACGCAGGTCGTCGCCGTCGCCGAGCACGAAGCCGTACCGCTCACCGTCGGCGAGGTCGATGGCCGCGGTCCACCACCCGTCCGCCGCCGACTCCATCTCGACGTCTTCGGCGACCGTGTCGCCGCTGTCGTCGAGCCGGCGCAGCCGCACCCGCTCGGCTTTGGGGGCCCAGACCTCGATGCTCATGGTTCTTTCCTTCGCGTGGGGACGATCACAGACGACACGAGGCGGCATCCGCCTCGCAATCAGAAGATCAGCAGGGCCACCGGGTACACCGCCAGCAGATCGGCCAGCGGCACGGCACCGCCGGCGAACGAGCGACCGGTCAGCACGTCGACGACGGGGGTCTCGGGCAGCAGCACCACGGTGTCGCGCCATCCGCCTCCGGCCGCGAGGCTCACCGGCAGGCGGGTGGCCACCGCGAACACGCCGCCGCGGTCGAACGCGACGACGTGATCGGACGCCGCGCCCGCGGCCTCGAGCGGACGGTAGATCTCGAGCGGGTGATCGCGGCGCACCCGCAGCGCACGCGAGGTCACCAGCAGTTTCGCCGCTCCCGTGGCATCCACGGCCGGAGGCTGCGCGCCCGGCGCGTCGATGGCGGCGAGCAGGCGCGCCCGCTCGGCGAAGTCGACGGCGCGACGGTTGTCGGGGTCGACGAGCGACTGCTCCCACAGCTCCGAGCCCTGGTACACGTCGGGGACGCCCGCGCCGAGGATCTGCAGGAGCTTGGCCGACAGGCCGTTGGACCAGCCCGCGGGCGCGATCTCGTCGACGAAGGCGCGCACGCGCTCCGCGGCGGGCCCGGTGGCCGCGTCGACGACGGCATGCATGCGCTGCTCGAACGCCTCGTCCTGCTCCCACCAGCCGGTGACCTCGCTCGCCTCGCGCGCGGCCTTCTCGGCGTACGCGTGCAGGCGCTCGCGGTAGACCTTGAGGCCTTCCGGAGTGGATGCCGAGGCCGGCCACGCCCCCACGATCGCCTGCCACAGCAGCGCGTCGAACGGGCCGTGACCGGTCGAGGCGATCCCACGGAACTCCTCCAGGCGCGCCGCCCACCGGTCGGGGATCTCCGCCAGCACCGAGATGCGCGCGCGGGTGTCCTCGCCGCGCTTGGTGTCGTGCGTCGACAGCGTCGTCATGGCGGTCGGCCACGACGCGTGTCGGAGGGCCTGCGCGGTGTGGAAGCCGTCCACGTCGAGCGCGAACTGGCCGGGGTCGCCGCCCACCTCGGTGAGCGAGCCCAGGCGCGTGTAGCGGTAGAACGCCGTGTCCTCGACGCCCTTCGCCATGACGGGGCCGGTCGTCTGCTGGAAGCGCCACGCGATCTCGAGGTCGGTGTCGGCGAGCGCCGGCACGAGCTTCTCGATGACGTCGCCGAGCTCGGGGCGACGCACTTCGGCCTCGCCCGCAGCCGCATCGAGGTGCGCGCGACCGGCCGGCAGGTAGGAGCGATAGACGGGGAAGCACGCGAGGATCTCGGCGAGCGCGTCCTGCAGCGCCTCGGCCTCGAACTCCTCACGGAGCGTGGAGGGGAGGCCGCGGACGATGCGGCGGATCTCCGACACCTGGATGGAGTCGGCGATCCTGCGCTTGGTGTCGTGGATGAGCTCGTGCCACCCGGTCAGCGGTTCGAGGCCGCTGTCGACGCGCAGTCGCGCATCCAGGGCGTCCAGCGCCGCCTCGCCCGCGGGGTCGGTGAGTACGCGGTCGATCTCGGCGAGCGCGTCGTAGCCCGTCGTCCCGGCGGTCTTCCACCACGACGGCAGTGCTTCACCGTGCTCGAGGATCTTCTCCACCAGCACGTATCCGGCATCCTCTCCCCCCGCGCCCTCCAGGGCGACGGCGAGACGATCCAGGTATCCCCCGGGGTCGACGAGACCGTCGGGGTGATCGACGCGAAGACCGTCGGCGAGGCCCTCGCGCACCCAGCGCAAGATCTCGGCGTGCGTCGCCTCGAACACCTCGGGCAGCTCGACCCGCACGCCCGCCAGGGTCGTGACGGCGAAGAAGCGGCGGTAGTTGAGCTCG is a genomic window containing:
- the treZ gene encoding malto-oligosyltrehalose trehalohydrolase, which encodes MSIEVWAPKAERVRLRRLDDSGDTVAEDVEMESAADGWWTAAIDLADGERYGFVLGDGDDLRPDPRSRRQPGGVHEASAWFDPSVYSWNDTAWTGKQLAGGLIYELHLGTFTPEGTLDAAIGRLDHLVDLGVTHVELLPVNGFNGTWNWGYDGVLWYTVHEAYGGPEAYQRFVDAAHAAGLAVIQDVVYNHLGPSGNYLPEFGEYLREGSRNTWGDSVNLDEDAVRAYILDNALMWMSDYHVDGLRLDAVHALLDHREPHLLQEIAERTDALSAHRGIPLTTIAESDMNDPKLILPREAGGYGLTAQWSDDWHHAAHVALTGETIGYYEDFADLDAFRKVSEGGFFHDGTYSSFREEKHGKPIPDAVPTWRLVTFAQDHDQIGNRAAGDRLSQTLDYDRLAAAAVLTLTAPGTPMLFMGEEWGATTPWQFFTSHPEPELGKATAEGRIAEFAKMGWDESTVPDPQDPSTFENSKLDWDEVGEGDHAQLLGLYRELAKLRRERPELTDPSREGLSAAAREAEGGRVYELRRRDLVVVVNLSDAEASASVASDARVLLATVEGVALAEGAVTVPAGGSAIVGPAL
- a CDS encoding LysR substrate-binding domain-containing protein; translation: MANGSGSRGRGSGGSARKRPAVRPHTAKRPAKPNPRPAPSPAEPPRTFVLGAVPGTTPGKWIDLWRERMPHVALELREIDVATQRAHLDDVDAALVRLPVSAADDLHVIELYAELPVVVVSADSHLSAADELDASDLAGEIVIVPLDDVLHAQIPDAVTPAFAPPADTAEAIATVAAGVGVVIAPMSLARAHARKDVDYRVLRDGPVSPVALAWLRERTTPDVEAFVGIVRGRTARSSR
- a CDS encoding tryptophan-rich sensory protein — protein: MNAATPRRGSDLARQIVVLSAVSFMLIAAVIGAGAFGNSAVQNQQGGALDTDGSYLAPAGPAFSIWSVIYLGLIAYAIWQALPRQRANPRQRALGWLIALTMVLNGSWLVAARLGPLFSTVVVIVLLLAALGWTFRIAVLTRDPRGGVVDAVLIDGVTGLHLGWVTLATVANVAAWLTTIVPPTWADAAGAIGVAVLVVVGVIGLAIAWRSSWRLAPALALAWGLSWLAVERFTGQPLSTAIGVAAIIVAAVILLPPLLVSGLRLLRPAVD
- a CDS encoding DNA-formamidopyrimidine glycosylase family protein, whose product is MPEGDTVYRAAAKLTAALTGKVVTRFDVRVPGSATADLRGETVHEVAARGKHLLHRIGGYTLHSHLKMEGRWDIYRPGERWRRPAFKARAIVGVSGADAVGFDLAMVEVLRTVDEHTVIGHLGPDLLADDWDEAEAVRRVSADERAAHVALLDQRNVAGFGNVYANELLFVRGIAPTTPATDIDAQATIALGERMIRANLPRPERTFTGDTRPGRRFWVYGREGAPCRRCGTPIRATSLGASATSERNVYWCPTCQPG
- a CDS encoding CocE/NonD family hydrolase; translated protein: MQRRRRMYTATAVIAVTVVFTGTPAAEAWDGTTTTTPVSLIDAASPAVSEGTTHAENPSVPEGAVWSEHYLPATVPTRDGGAVELHADVLRPAGLSADARTPVILISGPYLSHAGVQSDEHKAYTGPTMRHRAFIDGAGLMAAGYTVVFADLRGFGGSSGCYDLAGPGEQADVRTFVEWAASAPWSNGRVGMYGKSYDAATGLMGIASRPAGLAAVVAQEPAWNLYDYLYENGIPSENNRVTINAFNRIAALPGIDHSGTVDGVVVPPDTERYRANAAYEQTHPECASGILADTLSTQRTSPFWSARDLAAQAHGSTVPLLLTQGWTENNTRPDGMAEFLDAIDAPVSAWAGPWNHVAGNDVDDQGNLEMGRADWFGEVRAFFDAHLRDASAPAPSWALQDNLGRWRLQSTWPGATREVTASLSPGTYIDTGAGANALPPGDQGDGTLFGTAPRDAQSIGASQTLSTPVTEATRLSGTIEVALRARGSGVTHVRVWDVGTDGVPTLFDEAAAPVSATGETSLHLRDVDWTLQTGHAVLVSVGTTDSTAWRPTPSGQTITIDGGTIALPVQSTAGDVATEGQPAPFLTTYLANARWPVAIGAISPSFSLSAPAPTPAPTTAAPARLAESGVDIEPTVALWALGAVAAGIAVGTRRRRWARRR
- a CDS encoding transferase encodes the protein MGKNYIDIENDHGETLRYRKHVNGRGLVAHGAKVHPSALVENGAYIEPGVQIAAGVRVGRGAWIESDAVIGPEAHIEPHAHICAGAVIGAGAHIGVRTQVGHNARVATGSLIGDDEIINDGEAVATDRRGLRLAA
- a CDS encoding GMP synthase, which translates into the protein MTARLLYVCARPQRTAAVAEWASFRDGLGVGDADLVHHDLVRDPLPDDLDRYGGVVVGGSPFNVTDPDKTDDQRRLERDLERLAGAAIDGRTNAMFTCYGIGVVTRLLGGEVTLLHPEGTGPTDISLTVAGRDDELFGILNPRFEALTAHKEGTASVPPGATLLAENDACPVQAYRVGAGLWATQFHPEPTADAFVARMVVYRDAGYFDADAFDEVSAHVRTVSVEQPTLLLRSFAARAVAA
- a CDS encoding DUF1304 domain-containing protein, with product MIGILALVFAGLAALLHVYIFVLESVRWTQPKTWRVFGIVDQRTADATKPMAYNQGFYNLFLAIGALVGVVVWIVGGIGDPVGRTLLCFSLASMLAAALVLITSGRKYVRPAAIQGTLPLIGLVLTILT